The proteins below come from a single Candidatus Omnitrophota bacterium genomic window:
- a CDS encoding metallophosphoesterase has product MTKIAVISDTHVPEYGNLPSTLLKDLEKMDAIIHLGDFCNTQTYMDFQKTAPVVAVFGNCDCDELKAQLPEKKKIEIDGFNLGIIHGWGPRKNLEKRVAQVFTGVDIILFGHSHVPMWAIVEDIPLFNPGSVSMNVQGPGSYGILELGDTIEHRFILLD; this is encoded by the coding sequence GTGACAAAAATCGCCGTCATCTCCGATACGCACGTTCCGGAATATGGAAATTTGCCCTCTACTCTTCTGAAAGACTTGGAGAAAATGGACGCCATCATCCATCTAGGCGATTTCTGCAATACGCAGACCTATATGGATTTTCAGAAAACGGCGCCCGTCGTAGCGGTTTTCGGCAACTGCGATTGCGATGAATTGAAAGCGCAGTTGCCGGAGAAAAAAAAGATCGAAATCGACGGCTTCAATCTAGGCATCATTCACGGCTGGGGGCCGAGAAAAAACCTGGAGAAGCGCGTAGCCCAAGTCTTCACTGGGGTGGATATTATTCTTTTCGGCCATTCCCACGTCCCCATGTGGGCGATCGTCGAAGACATCCCGCTTTTCAATCCCGGAAGCGTGTCGATGAATGTTCAAGGGCCAGGCTCCTATGGAATCCTGGAACTGGGCGATACGATCGAACATCGATTCATCTTGCTGGATTAA